CGAGCTATATCCTCAGCCGCTATCCGCGCGATCTGCCTTCGCTGTTCGAACTGCTGGATCGTATCGACGAAGCCTCGCTCACCCGGCAGCGCCGTGTCACGATTCCCTTCCTGCGCGAACTCGAGGCCATGCGTTACGACCACGCCGGGATCGAAAACAAATCCTGAACCGAGCCGATAGGTGGAAGTGCCGGCTGCCTCGCGCCATGGATAGCCCGCTGAAATCAGCCTGTTAGCGCTACCCGACGTTTATTTGATCTGCGTCTTGGTATTTCCCGGCCGTGGCGTATAGTTTGTATATAAGAGTTTTCTTATATACGGAGGCGCCCATGAATACCGGGGATAAACAGGCACTCGCCGAGCAGGCCTATCAAAAAGCCCTGCGCTACGAACTGGACTACGGTTGCTGCCCGCAATGCGTGCTGGCGGTGATCCAGGAAACCGTCGGTATCGTCGATGACAACACCATCAAGGCCAGCCACGGGCTTTCCGGCGGCGGCGGGCTGATGGGACAGGGGGCCTGCGGCGCCCTGAGCGGCGGGCTCATGGCCCTGAGCGCGAAATACGGCCGCGAGCGCCA
The DNA window shown above is from Sulfuricaulis limicola and carries:
- a CDS encoding C-GCAxxG-C-C family protein, coding for MNTGDKQALAEQAYQKALRYELDYGCCPQCVLAVIQETVGIVDDNTIKASHGLSGGGGLMGQGACGALSGGLMALSAKYGRERHKLDAGRGINNFRKSRELVERFRQEFGGVTCEELQKQFTGRTYDMWNAEEYKAFDRARGTQCAHATATVTRWLVEML